From Desmodus rotundus isolate HL8 chromosome 12, HLdesRot8A.1, whole genome shotgun sequence, one genomic window encodes:
- the LOC112321277 gene encoding vomeronasal type-1 receptor 4-like, with protein MATSDWEIGIMFLLQTLFGILGNFSLLYHYLFLHLTEYRLRPADLIHRHLTVANSLVILSKAVPETMAAFGLKHFLGDIGCKLVFYIYSVSREVSVGTTCLLSVLQAITISPTNSRWAPLKAKAAKHMGTSAFFCWALHMMINSMVPVYVTGKLNNKNITKRRDYGYCSSVLHERIAKSLYIVYLVLGLFHDVFCLGLMIWASVSIALILYRHKQQVGYIHGNSLSPRSSESRGTQSILVLVSTFVSFYSLSSTFHICSALFNRPSLWLVKSTTLLAVCFPAVSPYVLMSHDSRGPWPCFAWRRSTKSPAITRKM; from the coding sequence ATGGCAACCAGCGACTGGGAGATAGGCATCATGTTTTTACTACAGACACTATTTGGAATCCTCGGgaatttctctcttctctaccATTATCTCTTTCTTCATCTCACAGAATACAGGCTGAGGCCTGCAGATCTGATCCACAGGCACCTGACTGTTGCCAATTCCTTAGTCATTCTGTCTAAAGCAGTTCCCGAAACAATGGCAGCTTTCGGGTTGAAGCATTTTCTCGGGGATATTGGATGCAAACTTGTTTTCTATATTTACAGCGTGAGCAGGGAAGTGTCTGTGGGCACCACCTGCCTCCTGAGCGTCCTCCAGGCCATCACCATCAGCCCCACAAACTCCAGGTGGGCACCGCTTAAAGCAAAAGCAGCCAAGCACATGGGCACCTCCGCCTTCTTCTGCTGGGCTCTGCACATGATGATAAATAGTATGGTTCCTGTGTATGTGACTGGCAAGctgaacaacaaaaatatcacAAAGAGGAGAGACTATGGCTACTGTTCCTCTGTCCTTCATGAAAGAATCGCAAAGTCACTGTATATAGTGTATTTGGTATTGGGATTGTTCCATGATGTTTTCTGTTTGGGGCTTATGATCTGGGCGAGCGTTTCCATAGCCCTCATTCTGTACAGGCACAAGCAGCAGGTCGGATACATCCACGGCAACAGTCTCTCCCCCAGATCCTCTGAGTCCAGGGGCACCCAGAGCATCCTTGTCCTGGTGAGCACCTTTGTGTCTTTTTATTCCCTCTCCTCCACCTTTCACATTTGTTCAGCTCTTTTTAACAGACCCAGTTTGTGGCTGGTGAAGAGCACTACACTGCTTGCTGTGTGTTTCCCAGCTGTCAGCCCCTACGTTCTCATGAGCCATGACTCCAGAGGGCCCTGGCCCTGTTTTGCCTGGAGAAGGAGCACAAAATCCCCTGCAATtaccagaaaaatgtaa